From Acidovorax sp. FHTAMBA, one genomic window encodes:
- the tyrS gene encoding tyrosine--tRNA ligase: MNQSAVTTTPVSDGVGRALEISLRGVQELLPQDEWVKKLVRSEATGQPLRIKLGLDPTAPDIHIGHTVVLNKMRQLQDLGHQVIFLIGDFTSLIGDPSGRNSTRPPLTPEQIKVNAETYYKQASMVLDPARTEIRYNSEWSEPLGASGMIQLASRYTVARMMERDDFHKRFTTGQSISVHEFLYPLMQGYDSVALKSDLELGGTDQKFNLLMGRHLQQEYGQEPQCVLTMPLLVGLDGVDKMSKSKNNYIGITEDANTMFAKVLSISDTLMWDWYTLLSFKSLADIAALKAEIASGRNPKDAKVMLAKEITTRFHSAAAADAAEQDFINRSKGGVPDEIPELSLSGAPLGIGALLKQANLAPSGSEANRLIDGGGVRVEGSVVSDKGLKLEAGTYVVQVGKRKFARVTLS; this comes from the coding sequence ATGAATCAATCTGCTGTTACAACAACCCCGGTCTCTGATGGTGTAGGACGGGCCCTTGAAATTTCTCTGCGCGGTGTGCAGGAGCTGCTGCCACAGGACGAATGGGTCAAGAAGCTGGTGCGCTCTGAGGCCACGGGGCAGCCGCTGCGCATCAAGCTGGGGCTCGACCCTACCGCGCCGGACATCCACATCGGCCACACGGTGGTGTTGAACAAGATGCGGCAGTTGCAAGATCTGGGCCACCAGGTGATCTTCCTGATCGGCGACTTCACCAGCCTGATCGGCGACCCGTCCGGCCGCAACAGCACGCGCCCGCCGCTCACGCCCGAGCAGATCAAGGTGAATGCCGAGACTTATTACAAGCAGGCCAGCATGGTGCTGGACCCGGCCAGGACCGAGATCCGCTACAACAGCGAGTGGAGCGAGCCCCTGGGTGCGAGCGGCATGATTCAACTGGCTTCCCGCTACACCGTGGCGCGCATGATGGAGCGCGATGACTTTCACAAGCGCTTCACCACCGGCCAGTCGATCTCGGTACACGAGTTTCTGTACCCGCTGATGCAGGGTTACGACTCGGTGGCGCTCAAGAGCGATCTGGAGCTGGGCGGCACCGACCAGAAGTTCAACCTGCTCATGGGCCGCCACCTGCAGCAGGAATACGGCCAGGAGCCGCAGTGTGTGCTCACCATGCCGCTGCTGGTGGGCCTGGACGGCGTGGACAAGATGTCCAAGTCCAAGAACAACTACATCGGCATCACCGAAGACGCCAACACCATGTTTGCCAAGGTGCTGTCGATCAGCGACACCCTGATGTGGGACTGGTACACGCTGCTGTCGTTCAAGAGCCTGGCCGACATCGCCGCGCTCAAGGCCGAGATCGCCAGCGGGCGCAACCCCAAGGACGCCAAGGTGATGCTGGCCAAGGAGATCACCACACGGTTCCACAGTGCCGCCGCGGCCGATGCGGCCGAGCAGGACTTCATCAACCGCAGCAAGGGCGGGGTGCCGGATGAGATCCCGGAACTGTCCCTGTCGGGCGCGCCGCTGGGCATTGGTGCGCTGCTCAAGCAGGCCAACCTGGCGCCGTCCGGCAGCGAGGCCAATCGCCTGATCGACGGCGGCGGCGTGCGCGTGGAGGGCAGCGTGGTCAGCGACAAGGGCCTGAAGCTCGAAGCGGGTACCTACGTGGTGCAGGTGGGCAAGCGCAAGTTTGCGCGGGTCACCCTGTCATGA
- a CDS encoding anhydro-N-acetylmuramic acid kinase, with the protein MSASELYIGLMSGTSLDGIDGVLADFSGSHCVVTHHASAPFAPELRAELMALNTSGTDELHRAALAGNALSRAYAQIVQTLLKRSGQPASSIRAIGAHGQTVRHRPQEFDGTGYTLQLGNPALLAERTGITVVADFRSRDVAAGGQGAPLVPAFHQGVFGRAGETVLVLNIGGISNLSVLGADGSVLGFDCGPGNALMDYWCQRHTGQAFDAGGAWAATGQVLPALLASLLDEPFLHKPPPKSTGRDLFNPAWLARHLQRFGAANPADVQATLTEYTASACSISAKSYKIHSNYMAVCGGGALNTHLMARLQAACPGIRVVPTDALGLPALQVEAAAFAWLAHRTVHGLSGNLASVTGAAGARVLGAVYPA; encoded by the coding sequence GTGAGCGCATCCGAGCTGTACATCGGCCTGATGTCGGGCACCTCGCTCGATGGCATCGACGGTGTGCTGGCCGATTTTTCTGGCTCGCACTGCGTCGTCACCCACCATGCCAGCGCGCCCTTCGCGCCCGAACTGCGGGCCGAACTGATGGCCCTCAACACTTCGGGCACTGACGAATTGCACCGCGCCGCGCTGGCAGGCAACGCCCTGTCGCGGGCCTACGCGCAGATTGTGCAAACGCTACTCAAGCGTAGCGGGCAGCCAGCATCCTCCATCCGCGCCATCGGCGCCCATGGGCAGACGGTGCGCCACCGCCCCCAGGAATTTGACGGCACGGGCTATACCCTGCAGCTGGGCAACCCAGCCCTGCTGGCTGAGCGCACCGGCATCACCGTGGTGGCCGATTTCCGCAGCCGTGACGTGGCGGCAGGTGGACAGGGTGCACCCTTGGTGCCAGCGTTTCACCAAGGGGTTTTTGGCCGCGCGGGTGAAACCGTGCTGGTGCTCAACATCGGCGGCATCTCCAATCTCAGCGTGCTGGGCGCCGACGGCAGCGTGCTGGGCTTTGACTGCGGCCCCGGCAACGCGCTGATGGACTACTGGTGCCAACGGCATACCGGCCAGGCCTTCGATGCGGGGGGGGCATGGGCCGCCACGGGTCAGGTACTGCCAGCCTTGCTGGCATCGTTGCTGGATGAGCCGTTTTTGCACAAGCCACCCCCCAAGAGCACGGGGCGCGATCTGTTCAACCCTGCGTGGCTTGCCCGCCACCTGCAGCGTTTTGGTGCAGCAAACCCGGCGGACGTGCAAGCCACATTGACGGAATATACCGCCAGCGCTTGCTCCATAAGCGCCAAAAGCTACAAAATACATAGCAACTACATGGCAGTGTGCGGCGGAGGTGCCCTCAACACCCATCTCATGGCAAGGTTGCAGGCCGCCTGCCCCGGCATCCGGGTGGTTCCCACTGATGCGCTGGGCCTGCCCGCACTGCAGGTGGAGGCGGCAGCTTTTGCCTGGCTGGCCCACCGGACGGTGCATGGGCTTTCCGGAAATCTGGCCAGCGTGACCGGCGCCGCAGGCGCCCGGGTGCTGGGCGCCGTTTACCCGGCCTGA
- a CDS encoding Crp/Fnr family transcriptional regulator, which translates to MNATLPPHTCPPSCDACRLRKTGAFTPVKPEVLAFIEGFRKDTMAVQAGGALVRESEPNAKLFTLYSGWAFRYKTLSDGRRQILNFLLPGDLVGLQQEFGEVSTHGIEALTDCSLCVFENDSLWALFREHPRLGYDITWLAAHEEGHLDENLLTTGRRNATERVAMLLMHLYRRLDRIGLVEDGAVAFPLNQQHIADALGLSLVHTNKTLRRLALLGLHELKNGRLRLLNTRALARIAEYYDTPPRLMPLL; encoded by the coding sequence ATGAACGCCACTTTGCCGCCCCACACCTGCCCGCCATCCTGCGATGCGTGCAGGCTCAGAAAAACCGGCGCCTTCACGCCCGTGAAGCCCGAGGTTCTGGCGTTCATCGAGGGTTTTCGCAAAGACACGATGGCCGTGCAGGCCGGGGGTGCGCTGGTGCGCGAGAGCGAGCCCAACGCCAAACTCTTCACCCTGTATTCAGGCTGGGCATTCCGTTACAAGACGCTGAGCGACGGGCGCCGCCAGATCCTGAATTTTCTGCTGCCCGGCGATCTGGTGGGGCTGCAGCAGGAGTTTGGCGAGGTGTCCACCCACGGCATCGAGGCGCTGACGGACTGCTCGCTGTGCGTGTTTGAAAACGACAGCCTGTGGGCGCTGTTTCGCGAGCACCCGCGCCTGGGCTACGACATCACCTGGCTGGCGGCGCACGAGGAAGGCCACCTGGACGAAAACCTGCTCACCACCGGCCGCCGCAACGCCACCGAGCGCGTGGCCATGCTGCTCATGCACCTGTACCGCCGGCTCGACCGCATCGGGCTGGTGGAGGACGGCGCGGTGGCGTTCCCGCTCAACCAGCAGCACATTGCCGATGCGCTGGGGTTGTCGCTGGTGCACACCAACAAGACGCTGCGGCGCCTGGCCCTGCTGGGTCTGCACGAGCTCAAGAACGGGCGCCTGCGCCTGCTGAACACGCGCGCGCTGGCGCGCATTGCCGAGTACTACGACACACCGCCCCGGCTCATGCCGCTGCTGTAG
- a CDS encoding ATP-binding protein yields the protein MTQPASPAEVEQLRAELARSQQQVADMAAAQEEFLRAVSHDLRAPLRHVTSYGTLVREVLGDLPPEVAQGAEVQEALGFLATMDQSARRMGLMIDGLQALVRASRTPLHLQAVPLADAVVQARAALAAAEAGRGVEWRIASDLPTLQADPTLLQELLVQLLGNALKFTRPVAQACITVQADAAPAGQIAFTVQDNGVGFDPARAGSLFGVFQRLHRETEFDGVGTGLALCRAIAQRHGAQIRATAVPGGGCTVRVGWPA from the coding sequence ATGACGCAGCCCGCAAGCCCTGCCGAGGTCGAGCAACTGCGCGCCGAGCTGGCCCGCAGCCAGCAGCAGGTGGCCGACATGGCCGCTGCGCAGGAGGAGTTCTTGCGCGCCGTGTCGCACGACCTGCGCGCGCCGCTGCGGCACGTCACGTCGTACGGCACGCTGGTGCGCGAGGTGCTGGGCGACTTGCCGCCCGAGGTGGCGCAGGGCGCCGAGGTGCAGGAGGCGCTGGGTTTTCTGGCCACCATGGACCAGTCGGCCCGGCGCATGGGGCTCATGATCGACGGCCTGCAGGCCCTGGTGCGCGCCAGCCGCACGCCGCTGCATCTGCAGGCCGTGCCGCTGGCCGACGCCGTTGTGCAGGCGCGCGCCGCGCTGGCCGCTGCCGAGGCCGGGCGGGGCGTGGAGTGGCGCATTGCGTCAGACCTGCCCACGCTGCAGGCCGACCCCACACTGCTGCAGGAGCTGCTGGTGCAACTGCTGGGCAATGCCCTCAAGTTCACCCGGCCGGTGGCGCAGGCGTGCATCACGGTGCAGGCCGATGCGGCACCTGCGGGGCAGATCGCCTTTACCGTGCAGGACAACGGCGTGGGTTTTGACCCGGCGCGCGCGGGTAGCCTGTTCGGCGTGTTCCAGCGCCTGCACCGAGAGACCGAGTTTGACGGTGTGGGCACCGGCCTGGCGCTGTGCCGCGCGATTGCGCAGCGCCATGGGGCGCAGATCCGTGCCACCGCGGTGCCGGGCGGGGGCTGTACGGTGCGGGTGGGCTGGCCGGCTTGA
- a CDS encoding DUF2917 domain-containing protein: protein MSHRPVLESQQSVPASSAGRSAAGSWTLGAGRALSLHPAASGVLAIACGRAWVTVQGPGAGCPGTGVDHVLRAGDELAIAPGQHVVLEAWSPPGRADAMAFRWDVPPASLPATCVTRTAACDWECGVVQPLRDLLRALGLGGRAVGSAALDVAGAGGRLAAGAVRFALYRIAAPLHRRPV from the coding sequence ATGTCGCACCGCCCCGTTCTGGAATCGCAACAATCCGTGCCCGCCTCCAGCGCTGGCCGATCTGCGGCCGGCAGCTGGACGCTGGGCGCGGGCCGTGCCCTGTCGCTGCACCCGGCCGCGTCGGGCGTGCTCGCCATTGCCTGCGGGCGGGCCTGGGTGACGGTGCAAGGCCCCGGTGCGGGATGCCCGGGCACCGGGGTGGACCACGTGCTGCGCGCTGGCGACGAGCTGGCCATTGCGCCCGGGCAGCATGTGGTGCTGGAGGCCTGGAGCCCGCCCGGGCGTGCCGACGCCATGGCGTTCCGCTGGGATGTGCCGCCGGCCAGCCTGCCCGCCACCTGCGTCACCCGCACTGCGGCCTGCGACTGGGAATGCGGCGTGGTACAGCCTCTGCGGGACCTGCTCCGGGCGCTGGGCCTGGGCGGGCGGGCCGTGGGATCGGCAGCGCTGGATGTGGCCGGCGCGGGCGGGCGACTGGCGGCCGGTGCCGTGCGTTTTGCTCTCTATCGGATAGCAGCACCCCTGCATCGCAGGCCTGTTTGA
- a CDS encoding DUF2917 domain-containing protein, translating to MTTTHTFPLFSFAPSRALGASSSATGTVAAGAAATLVPKAAMVLRVAEGQAWVTLGNGERDDLILCAGQSVPVAAGQSVVVEPLGGRRLQYRWVDGDAAGARPASWWRRASVGNGAPAWGDACCA from the coding sequence ATGACAACCACTCACACTTTCCCACTGTTTTCCTTCGCGCCTTCCCGCGCTTTGGGTGCATCTTCCAGCGCCACCGGCACCGTCGCGGCAGGCGCTGCGGCGACCCTGGTGCCCAAGGCGGCCATGGTGCTGCGTGTGGCCGAGGGCCAGGCCTGGGTCACGCTGGGCAACGGCGAGCGCGATGACCTCATCCTGTGCGCCGGTCAGTCGGTGCCGGTGGCTGCAGGCCAATCGGTGGTGGTCGAGCCCCTGGGCGGCCGCCGCCTGCAATACCGCTGGGTGGACGGCGATGCCGCCGGTGCCCGCCCTGCATCGTGGTGGCGCCGCGCGTCCGTGGGCAACGGCGCACCCGCCTGGGGCGACGCCTGCTGCGCCTGA
- a CDS encoding M23 family metallopeptidase gives MIHGLTTASSALLDRLSRTIQQHPKRITAAVAAILLTGGGGAFAVASFAPDPAELPVRMVTYPVESLAENLVLGELEAPGFSLFRSEQVRSSDTPESLLQRLGVADPAAAAFMRSDTPVRQNVLGRTGRIVSAETTDDHRLTRLTVRWVPDDSGDFRRLVVERVGDKFSSRIETAKLTTSSRLAGGIIHSSLFAATDASNIPDAVAVQMAELFSGNIDFRRALRKGDRFSVVYETREADGEPLSSGRVLSAEFLNNGKKHEAIWFQEPGAAKGAYYTLDGESMRRAYLTSPVEFSRVTSGFKMRMHPILKTWRAHLGTDFAAPTGTPVRTVGDGVVEFAGVQNGFGNVVFVKHRNQHVTVYAHLSRIDVRQGQSVEQGETLGAVGATGWATGPHLHFEFRVNGVHQDPQTIVAQSEAAAPVSAAARPAFDRLASSMRIQLSAAALIEQASAE, from the coding sequence TTGATTCACGGCTTGACCACCGCCAGCTCGGCTTTGCTTGACCGGCTGTCCCGCACGATCCAACAACATCCCAAACGCATCACCGCCGCCGTCGCAGCCATCCTGCTGACGGGTGGTGGGGGCGCATTCGCTGTGGCGTCTTTTGCGCCCGACCCGGCCGAGCTGCCGGTGCGCATGGTGACCTACCCCGTTGAATCGCTGGCAGAAAACCTCGTGCTGGGGGAACTGGAAGCGCCGGGTTTTTCGCTGTTCCGCTCCGAGCAGGTGCGCAGCAGCGACACCCCTGAATCGCTGCTTCAGCGCCTGGGCGTGGCCGACCCGGCCGCTGCCGCCTTCATGCGCAGTGACACTCCTGTCCGACAAAATGTGCTCGGCCGCACGGGCCGCATCGTTTCGGCAGAAACCACCGATGACCACCGCCTGACCCGCCTGACCGTGCGCTGGGTGCCCGATGACAGCGGCGACTTCCGGCGTCTCGTGGTGGAGCGTGTGGGCGACAAGTTCAGTTCGCGCATCGAAACCGCCAAGCTGACCACCAGCAGCCGTCTGGCCGGCGGCATCATCCACAGCTCGCTGTTTGCTGCGACCGACGCGTCCAACATCCCCGACGCCGTAGCCGTCCAGATGGCCGAACTTTTCTCCGGCAACATCGATTTCCGTCGCGCCCTGCGCAAGGGTGACCGTTTCTCGGTGGTGTATGAAACCCGCGAGGCAGATGGCGAGCCCTTGTCCAGCGGCCGGGTGCTGAGTGCCGAGTTCCTGAACAACGGCAAGAAGCACGAAGCCATCTGGTTCCAGGAACCCGGTGCCGCCAAGGGTGCCTACTACACCCTCGACGGCGAGAGCATGCGCCGCGCCTATCTGACATCGCCCGTGGAGTTCTCGCGCGTGACCAGCGGCTTCAAGATGCGGATGCACCCCATCCTGAAAACATGGCGCGCCCACCTGGGCACCGATTTCGCGGCCCCCACCGGCACGCCCGTACGTACCGTGGGCGATGGCGTGGTGGAGTTCGCAGGCGTGCAGAACGGCTTCGGCAATGTGGTCTTCGTCAAGCACCGCAACCAGCACGTGACTGTGTACGCCCACCTCAGCCGCATCGATGTGCGCCAGGGCCAATCGGTGGAACAGGGCGAGACACTGGGCGCCGTGGGTGCCACCGGCTGGGCCACAGGGCCCCACCTGCACTTCGAGTTCCGGGTGAACGGCGTCCACCAGGACCCGCAGACCATCGTGGCCCAGAGTGAGGCAGCAGCCCCCGTCTCGGCCGCTGCGCGCCCGGCATTCGACCGTCTGGCCTCCAGCATGCGCATCCAGCTCTCGGCAGCTGCGCTGATCGAGCAAGCCAGCGCGGAGTGA
- a CDS encoding LysR substrate-binding domain-containing protein, giving the protein MTSAEYSPAVLRTRPVATGHWRAFLAVAKHLNFRAAADELALTQSAVSRQIQALEEEVGVPLFLRHTRAVELTSAGAQLQRAVGPALERMDAAVRLVRQTAGRRSVAITTWASFASMWLIPRMEEFQRDNPGIDIRIDASDAQVDLDTSDVDLALRYAMPGGATQGGVRLFGEQLAVVASPWLLKSGKPLRTPADVAQFTLIEAGDAHRTHYLEYLSWRRWFDSRDLAKLQPQRWLYFNYAHQIVQAALAGQGLALARMPLIADALAAGDLVEVLPGHRIDSPLAYWLMVGPRSAQRPEIKAFCAWLQVQAEATRQAIGDVPDPDLNDNLDGA; this is encoded by the coding sequence ATGACCTCTGCCGAATACTCCCCCGCCGTCTTGCGCACCCGGCCCGTGGCCACCGGCCACTGGCGTGCCTTTCTGGCCGTGGCCAAGCACCTGAACTTTCGCGCCGCCGCCGATGAGCTGGCGCTGACGCAATCTGCCGTGAGCCGCCAGATCCAGGCGCTGGAAGAAGAAGTGGGCGTGCCCCTGTTTTTGCGCCACACCCGCGCGGTGGAGCTGACGAGCGCGGGCGCGCAGTTGCAGCGCGCCGTGGGTCCGGCGCTGGAGCGCATGGACGCCGCCGTGCGCCTGGTGCGCCAGACGGCCGGGCGCCGCAGCGTGGCCATTACCACCTGGGCCAGTTTTGCGTCGATGTGGCTGATCCCGCGCATGGAGGAGTTCCAGCGCGACAACCCGGGCATCGACATCCGCATTGATGCAAGCGACGCGCAGGTCGATCTGGACACCTCGGACGTGGACCTGGCCCTGCGCTACGCCATGCCGGGCGGCGCCACCCAGGGGGGCGTGCGCCTGTTTGGCGAGCAACTGGCCGTGGTGGCCAGCCCCTGGCTGCTCAAGAGCGGCAAGCCGCTGCGCACCCCGGCCGATGTGGCGCAGTTCACCCTGATCGAGGCCGGCGACGCCCACCGCACGCACTATCTGGAGTACCTGAGCTGGCGCCGCTGGTTCGACAGCCGCGACCTGGCCAAGCTGCAGCCCCAGCGCTGGCTGTACTTCAACTACGCCCACCAGATCGTGCAGGCCGCGCTGGCCGGCCAGGGCCTGGCACTGGCGCGCATGCCACTGATTGCCGATGCCCTGGCGGCAGGCGACCTGGTGGAGGTGCTGCCCGGCCACCGCATCGACTCGCCCCTGGCCTACTGGCTCATGGTGGGGCCGCGCAGCGCGCAACGGCCGGAGATCAAGGCGTTTTGCGCCTGGTTGCAGGTGCAGGCCGAGGCCACCCGCCAGGCGATTGGCGATGTGCCCGATCCGGATTTGAACGACAACCTGGACGGCGCATGA
- a CDS encoding BLUF domain-containing protein, with translation MKICTALYEVLYVSTLAPDQPLSVVAEIAGRARQVNAELDVTGLLIFDGQRFCQQLEGPQKAVLKLIERIRNDPRHINVEVIHHGPLAGRRFQQFSLAFSTVEDVDALARMEQLDGDAAIAAFETVRGELML, from the coding sequence ATGAAAATTTGCACTGCCCTGTATGAGGTTCTCTATGTGAGCACCCTCGCGCCCGACCAGCCCCTGAGCGTGGTGGCCGAGATTGCCGGGCGCGCGCGCCAGGTGAACGCGGAGCTGGATGTGACAGGACTGCTGATTTTCGACGGCCAGCGCTTTTGCCAGCAACTCGAAGGCCCGCAAAAGGCCGTGCTCAAGCTCATTGAGCGCATCCGCAACGACCCGCGCCATATCAACGTCGAAGTCATCCACCACGGCCCGCTGGCGGGGCGGCGGTTTCAACAGTTCAGCCTGGCCTTCAGCACCGTGGAAGACGTGGATGCGCTGGCGCGCATGGAGCAGTTGGACGGCGATGCGGCCATTGCCGCGTTCGAGACCGTGCGGGGCGAGCTGATGCTCTGA
- the glmU gene encoding bifunctional UDP-N-acetylglucosamine diphosphorylase/glucosamine-1-phosphate N-acetyltransferase GlmU, with product MTSLDILIMAAGKGTRMKSRIPKVLQRLAGRPLLHHVLDQAAHLQARSAIVITGHGATEVEAACAGAASAGAGFDLKFARQEPQLGTGHAVQQAVPHLREDGTVVVLSGDVPLTQADTLRALVAAGEGGKLALLTVTLPDPTGYGRIVRNADGAVQGIVEHKDATDAQRAITEVYSGIMAVPARLLTPWLARLTNHNAQGEYYLTDIVAMAVQGGVPVVAHRITDALQVAGVNSPLQLAELERAHQLRTARSLMEQGVRLADPARFDVRDDTRTGVRGELVCGQDVEIDVNCVFTGRVELGEGVTIGANCCIANARIAPGAVIHPFTHIDGEKAGATVGEGALIGPFARLRPGAQLGREVHIGNFVEVKNSTLADGAKANHLAYLGDATVGERVNYGAGSITANYDGANKHRTVIEADVHIGSNCVLVAPVTIGAGGTVGGGSTISKSTPPGALSVARGKQITKENWHRPAKLPKA from the coding sequence ATGACCTCACTCGACATCCTCATCATGGCGGCCGGCAAGGGCACGCGCATGAAAAGCCGCATCCCCAAAGTGCTGCAGCGCCTGGCCGGGCGCCCGCTGCTGCACCATGTGCTGGACCAGGCGGCGCACCTGCAGGCGCGCAGCGCCATCGTCATCACGGGCCACGGTGCTACAGAAGTAGAAGCTGCTTGCGCAGGTGCAGCAAGCGCTGGAGCCGGTTTTGACCTGAAATTTGCCCGGCAGGAGCCGCAACTGGGCACCGGCCACGCCGTGCAGCAGGCTGTGCCGCACCTGCGCGAAGATGGCACGGTGGTGGTGCTGTCGGGCGATGTGCCGCTGACCCAGGCCGACACGCTGCGCGCCCTGGTGGCTGCCGGCGAAGGTGGCAAGCTGGCCCTGCTGACGGTGACCCTGCCCGACCCCACCGGCTACGGCCGCATCGTGCGCAATGCCGACGGCGCCGTGCAAGGCATCGTCGAACACAAGGACGCCACCGACGCCCAGCGCGCCATCACCGAGGTCTACAGCGGCATCATGGCCGTGCCCGCGCGCCTGCTCACGCCCTGGCTGGCGCGGCTGACCAACCACAACGCCCAGGGCGAGTACTACCTGACCGACATCGTCGCCATGGCCGTGCAGGGCGGCGTGCCCGTGGTGGCCCACCGCATCACCGATGCGCTGCAGGTGGCGGGCGTCAACAGCCCGCTGCAGCTGGCCGAGCTGGAGCGCGCGCACCAGCTGCGCACAGCGCGCAGCCTGATGGAGCAGGGCGTGCGCCTGGCCGACCCGGCGCGCTTTGATGTGCGCGACGACACCCGCACCGGCGTGCGCGGCGAACTGGTGTGCGGGCAGGACGTGGAGATCGACGTGAACTGCGTTTTCACTGGCCGCGTGGAGCTGGGCGAGGGCGTCACCATCGGCGCCAACTGCTGCATTGCCAACGCGCGCATCGCGCCCGGCGCCGTGATCCACCCCTTCACGCACATCGACGGCGAAAAGGCGGGAGCCACCGTGGGCGAGGGCGCGCTGATCGGCCCCTTTGCCCGCCTGCGCCCCGGCGCGCAACTGGGCCGCGAGGTGCACATCGGCAACTTTGTGGAAGTGAAAAATTCCACCCTGGCTGACGGCGCCAAGGCCAACCACCTGGCCTACCTGGGCGATGCCACGGTGGGCGAGCGCGTGAACTACGGCGCAGGCAGCATCACCGCCAACTACGACGGCGCCAACAAGCACCGCACCGTGATCGAGGCCGACGTGCACATCGGCAGCAACTGCGTGCTGGTGGCGCCCGTGACCATTGGTGCAGGCGGCACGGTGGGTGGTGGCAGCACCATCAGCAAGAGCACGCCGCCCGGTGCGCTCAGCGTGGCGCGGGGCAAGCAGATCACCAAAGAAAACTGGCACCGCCCTGCCAAGTTGCCCAAGGCGTGA
- a CDS encoding ISL3 family transposase — MQEALFCQALGLAAPWAVERVALDLERSRIDLYVVWQSGHATCPVCEAAQQKLHDHRQRSWRHLDFFQFEAYVHCALPRVSCSACGSTAQLNVPWAREGSRFTLMFEALALTLAREMPVAACGRILRCADNALWRQIDAHVSLARAKESYADVAVIGIDETSCAKGHSYITLVHDLQRARLIYATPGKDASTVQRFTEDFKSHQGQTQAIQVVCMDMSKAFIAGVGQHLPQAAIAFDGFHVVQMANRAVDAVRREEARGERWLKKTRWCWLKDKAKWTDKEQANMDWLPHTRLKTARAWRMKEGLRDIYRDSHADAARSAQALKKWLHWAQRSRLQPFKELAKTIKQHWAGILKAFDASHLHTGYVEAVNSLLQASKAKARGYATTEHFVAMAFLIAGKLTHLPGNPLQKARA, encoded by the coding sequence ATGCAAGAAGCACTGTTTTGTCAGGCATTGGGGCTGGCCGCCCCCTGGGCGGTAGAGCGTGTTGCACTGGACTTGGAGCGCAGCCGTATCGACCTGTACGTGGTCTGGCAATCAGGCCATGCAACCTGCCCCGTTTGCGAAGCTGCCCAGCAGAAGCTGCATGACCACCGCCAGCGCAGCTGGCGGCATCTGGATTTCTTTCAGTTTGAAGCCTACGTGCACTGCGCGCTGCCTCGGGTGTCGTGTAGCGCCTGCGGATCTACTGCCCAGCTGAACGTGCCCTGGGCGCGAGAGGGCAGCCGCTTTACGCTCATGTTCGAGGCCTTGGCCCTCACGCTGGCCCGCGAGATGCCGGTGGCCGCGTGTGGGCGCATTCTGCGCTGCGCGGACAACGCCTTGTGGCGCCAGATCGATGCCCATGTCAGCTTGGCACGGGCCAAGGAGAGCTATGCGGATGTGGCGGTCATTGGCATCGATGAGACCAGCTGCGCCAAAGGCCACAGCTACATCACCCTGGTGCACGACCTGCAGCGGGCGCGCCTGATCTACGCCACGCCCGGCAAGGATGCCAGCACGGTGCAAAGGTTTACCGAGGACTTCAAGAGCCACCAAGGTCAGACGCAGGCCATCCAGGTGGTGTGCATGGACATGTCCAAGGCCTTCATCGCAGGTGTTGGCCAGCACTTGCCCCAGGCGGCCATTGCCTTCGACGGATTCCATGTGGTGCAGATGGCCAACCGGGCAGTGGACGCTGTGCGGCGCGAAGAGGCCAGGGGCGAACGCTGGCTCAAGAAGACCCGCTGGTGCTGGCTCAAAGACAAAGCCAAGTGGACGGACAAAGAGCAGGCCAACATGGATTGGCTGCCCCACACCCGATTGAAGACCGCCAGGGCGTGGCGGATGAAGGAAGGGCTGCGCGATATCTACAGGGATTCACACGCAGATGCAGCTCGCAGTGCGCAGGCCCTCAAGAAATGGCTGCACTGGGCGCAACGCAGCCGCCTGCAGCCATTCAAGGAATTGGCCAAGACAATCAAGCAACACTGGGCAGGAATACTCAAAGCGTTTGATGCCTCCCATCTGCATACTGGCTATGTGGAGGCGGTGAACTCGCTACTGCAAGCGAGCAAGGCCAAGGCGCGTGGCTATGCAACCACCGAGCACTTCGTAGCCATGGCGTTCCTGATCGCTGGCAAGCTCACTCACTTGCCGGGCAATCCTTTGCAAAAGGCAAGGGCCTGA